Proteins from a single region of Limisphaerales bacterium:
- a CDS encoding class I SAM-dependent methyltransferase, whose amino-acid sequence MKQGDFTKLASDYSSCRPDYSQSVLQTLLTHTRATTVADVGAGTGIWSRMLSQTGLKTTAVEPCDNMRAEGIRFTADYDIDWHDGLAEATNLPDASVDWVTMASSFHWADTPVALAEFHRILKPGGHLTILWNPRNIDGNELHENIEQGIHDRLPNLKRVSSGRAKNSRDWTDDLQSTGQFTDCIFMEARHEIAMSHKRYLGAWRSVNDIQAQAGPELFPQLLDAIREKISHLEKVVVPYKTRAWTVNRK is encoded by the coding sequence ATCAAGCAAGGCGATTTCACTAAACTAGCGAGCGACTATTCCTCGTGTCGGCCGGATTACTCGCAAAGCGTGTTGCAGACTTTGCTCACCCATACGCGCGCAACGACCGTGGCGGATGTGGGCGCGGGCACCGGCATCTGGAGCCGGATGCTCTCGCAGACAGGATTGAAAACCACAGCGGTTGAGCCGTGTGATAATATGCGCGCGGAAGGCATCCGCTTCACTGCGGATTACGATATCGATTGGCACGATGGACTGGCCGAAGCCACTAATCTGCCCGATGCCAGCGTAGACTGGGTGACGATGGCTTCCTCATTTCATTGGGCGGATACGCCGGTTGCGCTGGCGGAATTTCATCGCATTCTGAAACCCGGCGGACACCTCACCATTTTGTGGAATCCGCGCAATATTGATGGCAATGAACTGCACGAAAATATTGAACAAGGCATCCACGACCGGCTGCCAAATCTCAAACGAGTGTCATCCGGTCGCGCAAAAAATTCCCGCGATTGGACCGATGACCTCCAGTCGACCGGCCAGTTCACCGATTGCATTTTTATGGAAGCCCGCCACGAAATTGCAATGAGCCACAAACGTTACCTCGGTGCTTGGCGCTCGGTGAACGACATTCAGGCCCAAGCCGGGCCGGAATTGTTCCCTCAGTTACTGGATGCCATCCGAGAAAAAATTAGCCACTTGGAAAAAGTCGTGGTGCCCTACAAAACCCGCGCTTGGACGGTTAACAGGAAATAG
- a CDS encoding adenylyl-sulfate kinase → MTEHLTNEGRVLWITGLSGSGKSTIAHAAAEQLRARGERPVVLDGDAVRTAIADSKTGHDITSRLANAYRISRLAQLLAEQGQTVIVPTMSLFREIHEWNRAHLPNYFEIWLEVDWAELCERDARGLYSRAARGEVQNVAGFDLEYDRPANPDLVLTNNSPLRPATELANELLQSALGLHPLSQRPHVVFYNPTHAGGGALVPILEELLEAEGYANLASPNETHRFHDLLKLNAPIFHWTHHPLETFAAELNRDDVRFISLTRDPRDTLVSFLQNVLQTVHAEGKSMRTLCREAIQSGFEQRFEQAHAWHALEQPNVFQISFEEMKRDIPTFMAQLLEFIGLQPMNRAPMRQLCEKHSFESVTGQQRGESGQPIRNKYLPRKGISGDWANHFDGSTARMFQRRFGRYLRAWGYEPNGNWAEAHAQKHKHSSNGTLFASLLQLEQMTDRLNSLTGYSRFSPEQQIQSLFQSNPRTNLN, encoded by the coding sequence ATGACCGAACATTTAACCAACGAAGGCCGCGTGCTTTGGATTACCGGACTTTCCGGCTCCGGCAAAAGCACCATCGCCCACGCCGCCGCCGAGCAATTGCGCGCCCGCGGTGAGCGCCCCGTGGTGCTCGATGGCGACGCCGTGCGCACCGCCATCGCTGATTCCAAAACCGGCCACGACATCACCAGCCGCCTTGCCAACGCCTACCGCATCAGCCGCCTCGCGCAGCTTTTGGCCGAGCAGGGGCAAACCGTCATCGTGCCCACGATGTCGCTCTTTCGCGAAATCCACGAATGGAACCGCGCGCACTTGCCCAACTATTTTGAAATCTGGCTGGAAGTCGACTGGGCCGAATTATGCGAACGCGATGCCCGCGGCCTTTACAGCCGCGCAGCCCGCGGGGAAGTGCAAAACGTGGCCGGCTTCGACCTTGAATACGATCGCCCCGCCAATCCCGATTTAGTGTTAACCAACAATTCACCACTGCGACCGGCAACCGAACTGGCAAATGAACTCCTGCAATCCGCCCTCGGCCTGCATCCGCTTTCGCAACGGCCGCACGTGGTATTTTATAACCCCACCCATGCAGGTGGAGGCGCACTGGTGCCCATCCTCGAGGAATTACTTGAAGCGGAGGGGTACGCCAATCTCGCCAGTCCGAATGAGACGCATCGCTTTCATGACTTGCTAAAATTAAACGCCCCGATTTTCCATTGGACCCATCACCCGCTGGAAACTTTTGCGGCCGAACTGAATCGCGACGACGTCCGGTTCATCAGCCTCACCCGCGATCCGCGCGATACGCTGGTGTCGTTTCTTCAAAATGTTTTGCAGACGGTTCACGCCGAGGGCAAATCGATGCGGACCCTTTGCCGCGAAGCCATTCAATCCGGCTTCGAACAGCGTTTTGAACAGGCCCACGCCTGGCACGCGTTAGAGCAGCCAAATGTGTTCCAAATCAGCTTTGAAGAAATGAAGCGCGACATCCCCACGTTCATGGCGCAGTTGCTGGAATTTATCGGGCTGCAGCCCATGAATCGCGCTCCCATGCGGCAGTTGTGCGAAAAACACAGCTTTGAATCCGTGACCGGTCAACAGCGAGGTGAATCCGGCCAACCCATTCGCAACAAGTATCTACCGCGCAAAGGCATTAGCGGCGACTGGGCAAATCATTTCGATGGCTCCACCGCGCGGATGTTTCAACGCCGGTTTGGCCGGTATCTTCGGGCGTGGGGCTACGAACCCAACGGCAACTGGGCCGAGGCTCACGCGCAAAAACACAAGCACAGCTCAAACGGAACGCTGTTTGCCAGCTTATTGCAGTTGGAACAAATGACCGACCGACTGAACTCGTTAACCGGCTACTCGCGATTCAGCCCCGAGCAACAAATTCAATCCCTCTTTCAATCCAACCCGAGGACCAACTTAAATTAA
- a CDS encoding phosphocholine cytidylyltransferase family protein, protein MRAIILAAGRGSRMGGLTEDHPKCLTPFAGRTLLEWQLGALRAAGIRDIAIVRGYLAESLNPTDCIWFENPDWARTNMVSTLACASQWLQRDDCIVSYSDIVYHPAILEQLILNPGELAISYDQEWLPLWSERFADPLEDAETFRLRDNGALQSIGDRAVEVADIEGQYMGLLKISPAGWRRIEVILDDLPKARRDRLDMTSLLQLLLEDGAEINATPTRGRWCEVDSETDLRLYEERLDRPNWDHDWRWEDSVTAVTA, encoded by the coding sequence ATGCGCGCGATCATCTTAGCAGCCGGACGCGGCTCCCGAATGGGAGGCCTCACCGAAGATCACCCGAAATGCCTCACGCCCTTCGCCGGGCGCACGCTGCTCGAATGGCAGCTCGGCGCACTCCGTGCCGCCGGCATTCGCGACATCGCCATTGTGCGCGGGTACCTTGCCGAATCCCTCAATCCCACCGATTGCATTTGGTTTGAAAATCCCGATTGGGCCCGCACCAATATGGTCAGCACCCTCGCCTGCGCCAGCCAATGGCTCCAGCGCGATGACTGCATTGTGTCCTATTCCGACATCGTTTATCACCCCGCCATTCTCGAGCAGCTTATTCTCAACCCCGGCGAACTAGCCATTAGCTACGATCAAGAATGGCTGCCGCTTTGGAGCGAACGCTTTGCTGATCCGCTGGAAGACGCCGAAACGTTCCGGCTGCGCGACAACGGCGCGCTGCAATCCATCGGCGATCGCGCGGTCGAGGTTGCCGACATTGAAGGCCAATATATGGGTCTCCTAAAAATTTCTCCAGCCGGTTGGCGCCGCATCGAGGTAATCCTCGACGACCTGCCCAAGGCGCGGCGCGACCGGCTGGACATGACTTCGCTGCTCCAATTGTTATTGGAAGACGGCGCGGAAATCAACGCCACCCCCACCCGGGGCCGCTGGTGCGAAGTGGATAGCGAAACCGATCTGCGCCTGTACGAAGAACGCCTCGACCGCCCCAATTGGGATCACGATTGGCGCTGGGAAGACAGTGTGACTGCTGTGACCGCATGA
- a CDS encoding gamma-glutamyl-gamma-aminobutyrate hydrolase family protein (Members of this family of hydrolases with an active site Cys residue belong to MEROPS family C26.): MAERIGITMRVGQAAGSGEPRDCLAQDWARYMAAFAPDVAWVPVPNLGAAVAEFIQHWQLDGFILSGGNDLGTCPIRDKTENTVIDHAVRNALPVFGVCRGMQLLQQRGGGALRRCEPKTHLAQKHTVHLRTDLLEFDAPGRATVNSFHNWAVPANTLAPSLELLAASDDGCVEAVRHRAAPIAAVQWHPERDGDNLQVQLDRNLLCTTLGWEK; encoded by the coding sequence ATGGCTGAACGTATTGGCATTACAATGAGAGTGGGACAAGCCGCCGGTTCCGGTGAACCGCGCGATTGTCTCGCTCAAGACTGGGCGCGCTATATGGCCGCGTTCGCACCGGACGTGGCGTGGGTGCCCGTCCCAAACCTCGGCGCGGCGGTGGCGGAGTTTATCCAACACTGGCAACTCGATGGATTTATATTATCCGGCGGCAATGACCTTGGCACTTGTCCCATTCGCGACAAAACCGAAAACACTGTGATCGATCACGCCGTGCGCAACGCACTGCCTGTTTTTGGCGTGTGCCGCGGGATGCAATTGCTGCAACAACGCGGCGGCGGCGCACTACGCCGGTGCGAGCCCAAAACACATTTGGCCCAAAAACACACCGTGCATTTGCGAACAGATTTGCTGGAATTCGATGCGCCCGGACGCGCCACGGTTAATTCATTTCACAACTGGGCCGTGCCCGCGAACACGCTGGCACCATCGCTCGAACTGCTGGCCGCTAGCGATGATGGCTGCGTGGAAGCCGTGCGCCACCGCGCCGCGCCCATCGCCGCCGTGCAATGGCATCCCGAACGCGATGGGGATAACTTACAGGTGCAACTGGATCGAAACCTGCTGTGCACCACTCTTGGTTGGGAGAAATAA
- a CDS encoding pyruvate, phosphate dikinase produces the protein DVDSSQPRAVWSAVEEVIESMDECPENQVLVMTMVTDVTLSGVIMTHELDSGAPYYVLNYDDETGKTDTITGGSVVNKTVLVHRDYVTDHVDSPRVAELLELARELEGLCDRGTPLDIEFAKSRDGQLHLLQVRRITVQENWNRRISRHVSEVLFQSGEFFTRHAQPRVGLAGARTILGQMPDWNPAEIIGTRPRPLAISLYRHLITDSIWQEARAEMGYQPVPNTPLMLTLGGQPYIDVRASFNSFLPAGLPIETRERLVDAWLDRLEANPKLHDKVEFDVAQTVLDFNFDEDFQNRYGDVLEPDEYLDYRNLLAQVTATNLSLAPGASLPVALEKIQQLEALQTQRRSLNDLARLPLLLEECRALGTRPFSVIARHAFMAEAILRSAVTRGALSAKRLAAFKRTLRTVTADFTGDFADALAQPRRRPEFLAKYGHLRPGTYDITSPRYDQRDDLFAATAQPEPATSDAIFPLTRAEAQSFQKLFAAAGMSEVEPGQFIEYARQAITERERAKFIFTRHLSDALELIAHWGSDTRLDRDALSHLSVQDLLNHLVSPVLNDPELHFEDLVEQRRREQENVDGIRLGFLIRDPGDFYVVPMHRSAPNFVGNRHVEGEPLRLGNQSRGHGQLSGRIICIENADPGFDWIFTRNIAGLVSKFGGANSHMTIRCAELGLPAAIGVGEQTFERIAAANRVELDGAAKLLRPIYG, from the coding sequence TGGACGTGGACAGCAGCCAACCGCGGGCGGTGTGGAGCGCGGTGGAAGAGGTCATCGAGTCGATGGATGAGTGCCCGGAAAACCAAGTCCTAGTGATGACGATGGTGACGGATGTGACTTTGAGTGGCGTAATTATGACGCACGAGCTGGACAGCGGCGCACCGTATTATGTGCTGAATTACGATGACGAAACCGGCAAGACCGATACCATCACCGGCGGCAGCGTGGTCAATAAAACGGTTTTGGTGCATCGCGATTATGTGACCGATCACGTCGATTCGCCGCGCGTGGCGGAGTTGCTGGAGCTGGCGCGCGAGCTGGAAGGCTTGTGTGATCGCGGCACGCCGTTAGATATTGAATTTGCAAAATCTCGCGATGGTCAATTGCATTTGCTGCAAGTGCGACGCATCACGGTGCAGGAAAACTGGAACCGCCGCATCAGCCGTCACGTAAGCGAGGTGTTGTTTCAATCCGGCGAATTTTTCACGCGCCACGCTCAACCACGCGTGGGACTAGCTGGCGCGCGCACGATTCTCGGGCAGATGCCCGACTGGAATCCCGCAGAGATCATCGGCACGCGCCCGCGGCCGCTGGCGATTTCGCTGTACCGGCATCTCATCACCGATTCCATTTGGCAAGAGGCCCGCGCGGAGATGGGCTATCAACCGGTGCCGAATACACCGCTGATGCTCACGCTGGGCGGCCAGCCGTACATCGATGTGCGCGCAAGTTTTAATTCTTTTCTGCCCGCCGGGTTGCCCATCGAAACGCGCGAGCGATTGGTCGATGCGTGGCTCGACCGCCTCGAGGCCAACCCGAAGCTGCACGACAAAGTCGAGTTTGATGTGGCGCAGACGGTATTGGATTTTAATTTCGACGAAGATTTCCAAAACCGCTACGGCGATGTGCTCGAGCCGGATGAGTATCTCGATTACCGCAATCTGCTCGCCCAAGTGACCGCCACCAATCTCAGCCTGGCGCCCGGCGCTTCGTTGCCGGTGGCGCTGGAAAAAATCCAGCAACTCGAGGCGCTACAAACCCAACGGCGTTCACTCAACGATTTGGCGCGGCTCCCGCTGTTGCTCGAAGAATGCCGCGCGCTGGGCACACGTCCCTTTTCGGTCATCGCGCGGCACGCGTTTATGGCAGAAGCCATTCTGCGTTCAGCCGTGACACGCGGCGCGCTTTCGGCCAAACGACTGGCGGCGTTTAAGCGCACGCTGCGCACGGTGACGGCGGATTTCACCGGCGACTTTGCCGACGCCCTCGCGCAACCGCGACGGCGTCCGGAGTTTCTCGCCAAGTACGGCCACTTGCGCCCGGGCACGTATGACATCACCTCGCCGCGGTACGATCAACGCGATGATTTATTTGCCGCCACCGCCCAGCCCGAGCCGGCCACCAGTGATGCCATTTTTCCGCTCACCCGCGCGGAGGCGCAGTCGTTCCAAAAACTCTTTGCCGCAGCGGGAATGTCCGAGGTGGAGCCGGGACAATTCATCGAGTACGCACGCCAAGCCATCACCGAACGCGAGCGCGCCAAGTTTATTTTCACCCGTCACCTTTCCGATGCACTGGAATTGATTGCCCATTGGGGCAGCGACACGCGGCTGGATCGCGATGCGCTCTCGCATCTTTCCGTGCAGGATTTGCTCAATCATCTTGTCAGCCCGGTGCTCAACGATCCCGAGCTGCACTTTGAAGATCTCGTGGAACAACGCCGCCGCGAACAGGAAAACGTTGACGGCATTCGCCTGGGTTTCCTCATCCGCGATCCGGGTGATTTTTATGTGGTGCCGATGCACCGCAGCGCGCCGAACTTTGTGGGCAACCGCCACGTGGAAGGCGAGCCGCTGCGACTGGGCAACCAATCGCGTGGCCACGGCCAACTCAGCGGCCGCATCATTTGCATTGAGAATGCTGATCCGGGGTTTGACTGGATTTTCACGCGCAACATCGCCGGTCTTGTCAGCAAGTTCGGCGGGGCCAACAGCCACATGACCATCCGCTGCGCCGAGCTCGGCCTGCCCGCGGCCATTGGCGTGGGCGAACAAACCTTTGAACGCATTGCCGCGGCCAACCGGGTGGAACTCGATGGCGCGGCAAAATTACTCCGGCCAATTTATGGCTAA
- a CDS encoding radical SAM protein, with protein sequence MIKSLNKQLDVLFVSPDSSAKAYQELAKKYSAIETPTWALLLAQACRSNGFEAAILDTGAERLTLDQSVQRIDDANPRLVCLTVYGQNPNSGTTNMIGAIALARGLKAAYPEYKIAIVGSHTSALPLEVLAENSIDFVLLNEGVYAVQNLLRSNLDDEVEKVKGIGHKLHGRPWLNAPERVVPQERMDIDLPGYAWDLLPYDKQPLDLYRAHFWHAEFDHAKRTPFAAIYTSLGCRFACNFCMINIVNREDNGDGINSSDSRKMRYWSPDFITKEFETLANLGVETLRISDEMFFLDKRYFEPLLNNIIDRELQLRMWAYSRIDTVRPKYLDLFKRAGINWLALGVEAGNQAVRREVSKGSFKDINIREVAREIREADVNIISNYIYGFPDDTHETMKETLDLALELNTEMANMYPCQALPGSPLYHEAKQNGWPLPSNYEGYAFLSYESQPLPTKHLSAAEVVRFRDDAWQTYFTNPDYLNLVEQKFGRAQRLNVEDMAKVPLPRQLLETEAPETCLA encoded by the coding sequence ATGATCAAATCTTTGAATAAACAACTCGACGTGCTGTTCGTCTCGCCCGATTCCTCGGCGAAGGCGTATCAGGAATTGGCCAAAAAATATTCGGCCATCGAGACGCCCACGTGGGCGTTACTGCTCGCGCAGGCCTGTCGGAGCAACGGGTTTGAAGCGGCGATTTTGGACACGGGCGCGGAGCGTTTGACGCTCGATCAATCGGTGCAGCGCATCGACGATGCCAATCCGCGGTTGGTTTGTCTGACGGTTTACGGACAAAACCCGAATTCCGGCACCACAAATATGATCGGCGCCATCGCGTTGGCGCGTGGTTTGAAAGCGGCTTATCCGGAATACAAAATTGCCATCGTCGGCTCGCACACGAGCGCGCTGCCGTTGGAAGTGTTAGCGGAAAACAGTATTGATTTTGTGCTGCTCAATGAAGGCGTTTATGCGGTGCAAAATTTGTTGCGCTCCAATCTCGATGACGAGGTGGAAAAGGTAAAAGGCATCGGCCACAAATTGCACGGGCGGCCTTGGCTGAATGCGCCGGAGCGCGTGGTGCCGCAGGAACGGATGGATATCGATCTGCCGGGATACGCGTGGGATTTGCTGCCGTACGACAAGCAGCCTTTGGATTTGTATCGCGCGCATTTTTGGCACGCGGAATTTGACCACGCCAAGCGCACGCCATTTGCGGCGATTTACACTTCGCTCGGCTGCCGGTTTGCCTGCAATTTTTGCATGATCAACATCGTGAATCGCGAGGACAACGGCGATGGCATTAACTCATCGGACTCGCGCAAGATGCGGTATTGGTCGCCGGACTTCATCACGAAAGAATTTGAAACACTCGCCAATCTCGGCGTGGAGACGTTGCGAATTTCGGATGAAATGTTTTTCTTGGACAAACGTTACTTCGAGCCGCTGCTCAACAACATCATTGATCGCGAACTGCAACTGCGGATGTGGGCCTACTCGCGCATCGATACAGTGCGTCCAAAGTATCTCGATCTCTTCAAACGCGCGGGCATCAACTGGCTTGCGCTCGGCGTGGAGGCCGGCAACCAGGCGGTGCGGCGTGAGGTTTCAAAGGGATCGTTCAAGGATATCAACATCCGCGAGGTCGCGCGCGAAATTCGCGAGGCGGATGTGAATATTATCTCCAATTACATTTATGGTTTTCCGGATGACACCCACGAAACGATGAAGGAAACCCTCGACCTCGCGTTGGAGTTGAACACCGAGATGGCCAATATGTACCCATGCCAGGCGCTGCCCGGCAGCCCGCTCTATCACGAGGCCAAGCAAAACGGCTGGCCGTTGCCGAGCAACTATGAAGGCTATGCTTTTTTGTCGTACGAAAGCCAGCCGTTGCCGACGAAGCATTTGAGCGCCGCCGAAGTCGTGCGCTTCCGCGATGACGCGTGGCAAACGTATTTTACAAACCCCGATTACCTGAACCTTGTTGAGCAAAAATTCGGCCGCGCCCAACGCCTGAACGTGGAGGACATGGCCAAAGTCCCCCTGCCCCGTCAGTTGCTGGAAACCGAAGCGCCGGAAACTTGCCTCGCATGA
- a CDS encoding DegT/DnrJ/EryC1/StrS aminotransferase family protein, whose amino-acid sequence MKNSAPIAEITPALGPWPLMRNNITRADLDCLVEFLQQDDPILTQSTNVREFEREWSEWLGVKHSVFVHSGSAANLVTMAALRQLKGEGEVIVPTLTWVSDIASVLHAGLKPVFVDIDPRTLGMDISQVLDTVNDKTQAVFLTHVLGYNGLDQRLLDELKKRNIPLIEDCCEAHGATYNGRRVGSMGWASNFSFYYAHHLSTVEGGMVCTNDDELYEAIRIYRSHGMVREASEQSTMEHYTSEHPDLNPDFIFAYPAYNVRGTELNAVIGRHQLKRLDDNNAIRTRNLKLFLNGLDSAKYQTDFAVEGSSNYAFTLILRSPDDALRDRVESTLREWKVEFRRGTAGGGNQLRQPYARERFGDEYKNYPFTNHVHFYGWYIGNYPDLEPERITLLTELLNTL is encoded by the coding sequence ATGAAAAATAGCGCCCCCATCGCTGAAATTACCCCCGCCCTCGGCCCGTGGCCGTTGATGCGCAACAACATCACACGGGCGGATTTGGACTGCCTCGTGGAATTTTTGCAGCAGGACGATCCGATCCTCACGCAGTCGACCAACGTGCGCGAGTTCGAACGCGAATGGAGCGAATGGCTCGGCGTGAAGCACAGCGTGTTCGTCCATTCCGGTTCCGCCGCCAACCTCGTGACGATGGCCGCGTTGCGGCAACTTAAAGGCGAGGGCGAAGTGATCGTGCCCACATTGACTTGGGTGAGCGACATCGCCTCGGTATTGCACGCGGGCTTGAAGCCGGTGTTTGTGGACATCGATCCGCGCACGCTCGGGATGGATATTTCGCAGGTGCTCGACACAGTGAATGACAAAACGCAGGCCGTTTTTCTGACGCACGTGCTGGGCTACAACGGATTGGATCAGCGGCTGCTGGATGAATTGAAGAAGCGCAACATTCCGTTGATCGAAGATTGCTGCGAAGCACACGGCGCGACGTACAACGGTCGGCGCGTGGGCAGTATGGGTTGGGCCTCGAACTTTTCGTTTTATTACGCGCACCACCTCAGCACGGTGGAAGGCGGAATGGTTTGCACAAATGACGATGAACTTTACGAAGCCATCCGCATTTATCGTTCGCACGGAATGGTGCGCGAAGCTTCGGAGCAATCGACAATGGAGCATTACACTTCCGAGCATCCGGATTTGAATCCTGATTTCATTTTTGCTTATCCCGCTTACAACGTGCGGGGCACGGAACTCAACGCGGTGATCGGGCGTCATCAGCTCAAGCGCCTGGACGACAACAACGCCATCCGCACGCGCAACTTGAAGTTGTTTTTGAACGGTCTGGATTCAGCGAAGTACCAAACGGATTTTGCCGTGGAAGGCAGCAGCAATTACGCGTTCACGCTGATTTTGCGCAGCCCGGACGATGCCTTGCGTGATCGGGTGGAAAGCACCTTGCGCGAATGGAAAGTGGAATTCCGCCGTGGCACTGCCGGCGGTGGCAATCAACTGCGCCAACCGTATGCACGCGAGCGGTTTGGCGATGAGTACAAAAATTATCCCTTCACGAATCACGTGCATTTTTACGGCTGGTACATCGGCAATTATCCCGATCTCGAGCCCGAACGCATAACGCTTTTGACTGAGCTGCTGAACACTCTTTAA